Proteins encoded together in one Solanum lycopersicum chromosome 7, SLM_r2.1 window:
- the LOC138337296 gene encoding uncharacterized protein — MEILKIYQNDPLYIGPSDASGAVLIPKKLTGSENYGIRSRSMRIALLGKRKFDFVTGACTKELYKDEYHEQWEACNAIVLSWIMNTVSEDLLSGIVYATIAFSVWVDLKERFDKVNTMRIYQLQREINTFTQGTDFVSHYFTKLKTLWSEYDVVIPSCSCMCPQ; from the coding sequence ATGGAGATTctcaaaatttatcaaaatgatCCTTTGTATATTGGACCATCAGATGCTTCAGGAGCTGTGTTGATTCCCAAAAAATTGACGGGATCTGAGAATTATGGGATCCGGAGCAGGTCAATGAGGATTGCATTATTGGGAAAGAGAAAATTTGATTTCGTGACTGGAGCTTGTACCAAAGAATTGTACAAGGATGAGTATCATGAACAATGGGAAGCATGTAATGCGATTGTATTGTCATGGATAATGAATACTGTTAGTGAAGATTTGCTTAGTGGAATTGTGTATGCAACTATTGCTTTTTCAGTTTGGGTTGATCTGAAGGAAAGATTTGATAAGGTGAACACAATGAGGATCTATCAACTACAGAGGGAAATTAATACTTTTACTCAAGGTACGGATTTTGTATCACACTACTTCACTAAATTGAAAACATTATGGAGTGAATATGATGTTGTGATACCAAGCTGTAGTTGTATGTGTCCTCAGTGA